One genomic window of Mangifera indica cultivar Alphonso unplaced genomic scaffold, CATAS_Mindica_2.1 Un_0018, whole genome shotgun sequence includes the following:
- the LOC123205880 gene encoding protein SMG7-like, which translates to MMIVQMDKMSAPSSRELVQRLYEKNIELENKRRKSAQARVPSDPNAWQQMRENYETIILEDYAFSEQHNIEFALWQLHYKRIEELRAHYSAAISATSSNTSLGVKVPARPDRVPKIRLQFKTFLAEATGFYHELILKIRAKYGLPLGYFSEDSENRITMDKDGKKHAELKKGLVSCHRCLIYLGDLARYKGLYGEGDSKSREYAAALSYYLQSASLVPSSGNPHHQLAILASYSGDELTVVYRYFRSLAVDTPCTTARDNLIVLFEKNRQIYSQMFRDVKLSTAKEHRRKGRGKSEAKLASKDTDVEPISVTESVPSIQEKLKSFCTRFVRVNGILFTRTSLETFADVLAFVSSGLCDLLSSGPEEELSFGSDAAENALFIVRLISILVFTVHNLKKESENQTYAEIVQRAALLQNAFTAVYELMGHVMKRCTQLRDPSSSILLPGVLVFVEWLACCPEIALGSDDDEKQATVRTHFWNQCISFLNKMLSLGPMSMDDDEDMTCFFNMSRYDEGETENRLALWEDFELRGFLPLLPAQTILDFSRKRSFGGDGNKERKARMKRILAAGKALATVVTIDQKTVFFDSRAKKFVIGVEPLDDVTFSSYTNMSKSNDIIGENQTEKKMNLGVVHVNPQLYVDGEEDEVIVFKPVVTEKRADLIGSNQMTFDGSKPGHSASAGDLQLYSGPVSAPIANLCQPAITLDNSSQDPVSVASILPQQCQPFQLHTSNRLMEEEASLANSFKGLRVTENGHVLKHDLQENMGVSLPAVGLVPIQQSVNASTSSLFYSHLKGPEAMIPPKIDAVASSGVAFDSLAVKASSALPAGQRKNPVSRPVRYLGPPPGFSPVPTKQVTLPTLGSDLTSENPLMDDYSWLDGYQLPSSTGGLSSINYPLHANPQYIGNSNGMTGTVSFPFPGKQSPAMQFQVEKQKGWQDFQTLEHLKLQNDQQLQQQQQQLVNGNQRFALPEQYHGQSIWASRYFV; encoded by the exons ATGATGATAGTGCAGATGGATAAAATGTCTGCTCCTTCGTCAAGGGAGCTTGTGCAGCGTCTTTATGAAAAG AACATTGAGTTGGAAAATAAGCGGCGAAAGTCAGCCCAGGCACGTGTTCCTTCAGATCCCAATGCCTGGCAACAGATGCGTGAGAATTATGAAACAATAATTCTTGAGGACTATGCTTTTTCTGAGCAGCACAATATCGAATTTGCATTATGGCAGTTACATTACAAACGGATTGAGGAACTGAGAGCACATTATAGTGCTGCTATATCTGCCACTAGCTCAAACACATCTCTGGGTGTGAAAGTACCTGCACGACCTGATCGAGTTCCAAAGATTAGACTGCAGTTCAAAACCTTTCTTGCGGAGGCAACTGGTTTTTATCATGAACTTATATTGAAGATAAGAGCAAAGTATGGGCTTCCTTTGGGGTATTTTTCCGAGGATTCTGAGAATCGAATTACCATGGACAAAGATGGGAAGAAACATGCTGAGTTGAAGAAAGGTTTGGTATCTTGTCATCGCTGTCTGATATACTTGGGTGACCTTGCAAGGTACAAAGGATTATATGGGGAGGGTGATTCCAAATCTCGCGAATATGCAGCAGCTTTGAGTTACTATTTGCAATCTGCATCTCTGGTACCCTCAAGTGGGAACCCCCATCATCAG CTTGCTATATTGGCCTCTTATTCAGGTGATGAATTGACTGTTGTCTATCGTTATTTTCGGAGTTTGGCTGTTGATACACCCTGTACAACTGCAAGGGATAACTTGATTGTATTATTTGAGAAG AACCGTCAGATTTACTCTCAGATGTTCAGGGACGTTAAGTTGTCTACTGCCAAGGAACATCGACGCAAAGGAAGAGGAAAAAGTGAAGCAAAACTTGCATCTAAAGATACTGATGTGGAGCCCATTTCTGTGACGGAAAGTGTGCCTAGCATACAGGAGAAGCTTAAATCATTTTGCACCCGCTTTGTGCGTGTAAATGGCATTCTTTTCACTCGTACAAG TCTTGAGACATTTGCAGATGTTCTTGCTTTTGTTAGTAGTGGATTATGTGATCTTCTTTCATCTGGACCAGAGGAGGAGCTGAGCTTTGGATCAGATGCAGCTGAGAATGCTCTTTTTATTGTTAGGCTTATCTCCATCCTTGTATTCACAGTTCATAATTTGAAGAAGGAAAGTGAAAATCAGACTTATGCAGAAATCGTACAGCGTGCCGCACTTCTTCAGAATGCTTTCACTGCAGTGTATGAGTTAATGGGGCATGTAATGAAGAGATGTACTCAGCTGAGGGATCCATCTTCAAGTATTCTGTTACCTGGTGTTCTGGTCTTTGTTGAGTGGTTGGCTTGCTGTCCAGAGATTGCTTTAGGCAGTGATGATGATGAGAAGCAGGCAACTGTCCGAACACATTTTTGGAATCAGTGCATATCCTTCCTGAATAAGATGCTGTCACTTGGGCCAATGTCCatggatgatgatgaagacatGACTTGTTTTTTCAACATGAGCAGGTATGATGAAGGGGAAACTGAAAACCGACTGGCATTGTGGGAGGACTTTGAGTTGAGAGGATTCTTACCTCTTCTTCCTGCACAGACTATCTTGGATTTTTCACGGAAACGCTCCTTTGGAGGTGATGGCAATAAGGAAAGGAAAGCTCGTATGAAAAGGATTCTAGCTGCTGGGAAGGCTTTGGCAACCGTAGTTACCATTGACCAAAAGACAGTATTTTTTGATTCAAGGGCGAAGAAATTTGTTATTGGTGTTGAGCCTTTGGATGATGTAACGTTCAGCTCCTACACAAACATGTCCAAATCAAATGATATAATAGGAGAAAATCAAACtgagaaaaagatgaatttgGGTGTTGTGCATGTGAACCCACAGCTTTACGTGGATGGGGAGGAGGATGAAGTGATTGTTTTTAAGCCAGTAGTGACAGAGAAGAGAGCTGATCTGATTGGCTCAAACCAGATGACCTTTGATGGCTCGAAGCCTGGTCATAGTGCATCCGCTGGTGACCTGCAATTGTACAGTGGTCCTGTTTCGGCTCCTATAGCTAACCTTTGTCAGCCAGCTATTACTCTTGATAATAGTTCACAAGATCCTGTATCTGTTGCTAGTATCCTACCTCAGCAGTGCCAGCCATTTCAATTGCATACTTCAAACCGTTTAATGGAAGAAGAGGCTTCTCTTGCTAATAGCTTTAAAGGTTTGAGGGTCACAGAAAATGGGCATGTCTTGAAACATGATTTGCAGGAAAATATGGGTGTTTCGCTTCCAGCGGTAGGGCTGGTTCCAATTCAACAATCTGTTAATGCTAGTACTAGTAGTTTGTTCTACAGTCATTTGAAAGGGCCAGAAGCTATGATTCCACCCAAGATTGATGCAGTTGCATCTTCTGGAGTGGCTTTTGACAGTTTGGCTGTAAAAGCTTCATCAGCTTTGCCAGCAGGCCAGAGGAAAAATCCAGTTAGCCGCCCAGTTCGGTATCTTGGACCTCCACCTGGCTTCAGTCCTGTTCCAACCAAACAAGTGACTCTACCAACTCTAGGTTCAGACTTGACCAGTGAGAATCCTCTAATGGATGATTACAGCTGGTTGGATGGATATCAGTTGCCATCTTCAACAGGAGGCCTTAGTTCCATCAATTATCCATTGCATGCAAACCCTCAGTATATTGGTAACAGTAATGGTATGACTGGGACAGTCAGCTTTCCTTTTCCTGGAAAACAATCTCCAGCAATGCAGTTCCAGGTTGAAAAGCAGAAGGGTTGGCAGGATTTCCAGACTCTTGAGCATCTAAAATTACAGAATGATCAGCAGCTGCAGCAACAGCAGCAACAACTCGTTAATGGAAACCAGCGGTTTGCTCTGCCTGAGCAATATCATGGACAGTCTATCTGGGCCAGTCGTTATTTTGTGTGA
- the LOC123205860 gene encoding AT-hook motif nuclear-localized protein 28-like: protein MADYSRAAISLSQPHSSSDDSSDHTSPHPLTSDSSSKTKTIHNTTATTEMTLIDRHQQIIQTPSDDTPRRPRGRPPGSKNKPKPPIVITKDTDSSVKPVILEISAGADVIDHIINFARRNLAGISIMSPSGSVSNVTLCQPISHAPSLSLHGPFNLLSLSGSYLTPSLSTGGGASSSSSCCFSVILAGARGQVFGGLVAGKVTAASQVVVVAATFSNPSFHSLPASDETEQNDHHQQHHREIKPNEPSSSAGKSMPVYGVAVTSPTPLNCQMSPDVMHWGPPSRCPY from the coding sequence ATGGCTGACTACTCCCGAGCAgctatctctctctctcaaccCCACTCCTCCTCGGATGACTCCTCCGACCACACCTCCCCTCACCCCCTAACCTCCGATTCTTCCTCCAAAACCAAAACCATTCACAACACCACCGCCACCACCGAGATGACTCTCATTGACCGCCACCAGCAGATCATTCAAACCCCTTCCGATGACACTCCGAGAAGACCTCGAGGAAGACCTCCCGGCTCCAAGAACAAGCCCAAACCCCCCATTGTCATCACCAAAGATACTGACTCATCCGTGAAACCAGTCATCCTCGAGATATCCGCTGGGGCGGATGTTATTGATCATATCATCAACTTCGCCAGAAGAAACCTCGCTGGTATTTCGATAATGAGCCCTTCGGGTTCTGTCTCTAATGTCACTCTCTGTCAACCCATTTCGCATGCTCCTTCACTCTCTTTACATGGACCCTTTAATCTTCTTTCACTCTCGGGCTCTTATTTAACGCCTTCTCTGAGTACTGGTGGTGGtgcttcttcttcgtcttcttgTTGTTTCAGTGTAATTCTTGCAGGGGCGCGAGGGCAGGTGTTCGGAGGGTTAGTCGCGGGGAAAGTGACGGCGGCAAGTCAAGTGGTGGTGGTTGCAGCCACGTTCTCCAATCCTTCTTTTCATAGTTTGCCTGCTTCTGATGAAACTGAACAAAACGATCACCATCAACAACACCATCGGGAGATTAAACCGAACGAGCCTTCTTCGAGCGCGGGGAAGTCTATGCCGGTGTACGGTGTGGCTGTCACTAGCCCTACACCGCTCAATTGTCAGATGTCTCCCGATGTCATGCATTGGGGTCCGCCTTCTCGTTGTCCTTACTAA